In one Bacteroides intestinalis DSM 17393 genomic region, the following are encoded:
- a CDS encoding DUF3836 domain-containing protein, with product MKTNLISEAVVMMVVVMASVMNFSVSASNPTQYVKNKEMTGELMTAKTIFKNEDGRLFRHLRYTYTYDNENRVISKEASKWDSVKEAWVPYFKMNVEYNNNEIAVNYARWNSKSNAYDSNVEKTVYELNDSNAALMLASTK from the coding sequence ATGAAAACGAACTTAATTTCTGAAGCAGTGGTAATGATGGTAGTAGTAATGGCAAGCGTAATGAACTTCTCTGTAAGTGCAAGCAATCCTACCCAGTACGTAAAGAATAAAGAGATGACCGGTGAACTGATGACCGCAAAGACTATCTTCAAGAACGAAGACGGACGTCTTTTCCGCCATCTCCGTTACACCTACACTTACGATAACGAAAACCGCGTAATCAGCAAGGAAGCTTCCAAGTGGGACAGCGTAAAAGAAGCTTGGGTTCCTTACTTCAAAATGAATGTAGAATACAATAACAATGAAATTGCAGTAAACTACGCCCGTTGGAACTCTAAGAGCAACGCTTACGACAGCAATGTTGAAAAGACAGTTTACGAACTGAACGATAGCAATGCTGCCTTGATGCTGGCAAGTACAAAATAA
- a CDS encoding suppressor of fused domain protein — protein MSIGFRLTAKCKNISSFQESLDAVAARNNISASHSEDYSELSLCRLGNIFFNYEPEGDEIVIAGDCQTNLLGAGFHKYATEIACELIRQSELSFEVEDDTEYYEHRDFERMRSEHFYPWLKAIMKLCCERMEQGADMSAICWDYNKYIPQGVKGTVVSPFGRINPHHFMERIENEGIETLANEFFMWNNEERDAQFYRNIALSALWEDCYFMPSARSDADEEINAFIIGNLEKAVEMNDSLPFPKEDYLLLCRLAEQEPIDVSFLPDYVHEFPIGYHKGKVTYKLGNLSFDLPGHYLYFEEEDSRGYYDGVDENWHVVRTLAYSIPDDEVNYLEDNENVLVEEKFFNNGKCRLYDLGGEEDGSDSEYVCQCQIITEHQFTLFTISCEGKEEAMAFSTDFVEHLTASKEDKYDKLLEQIEQWHTDDEEQKIVDAILAIPEEEWNAELIGLLARAYNNQEEYLKAIDCLLTVEEEDKDALWFYRLGYAYYYMNQLEKAQKAFERSLELDPDDDDVKEFIDLCKSGESPYDPEMYDPEEMDALEAHIDKYFGKSKNVFHEIASPDIHVDIYIIEPTRKRNYYTLITSGMGAHRMNVPQELAEYKLERAELVIYLPADWNVYDHSEKNYWPLRWLKILARLPIGEDSWLGWGHTVPNGEPFAENTRFSGVMLINPETVKKGADVCRLPNGEEVNFYQVIPLYEEEMNFKVAHNAETLLGRMDKVSPVVDIHRASVCG, from the coding sequence ATGAGTATAGGTTTCAGATTAACAGCAAAGTGCAAAAATATCTCTTCCTTTCAGGAATCTCTGGATGCGGTTGCAGCCCGGAACAATATATCTGCCAGCCATTCAGAGGACTATTCTGAGTTATCTCTTTGTCGTTTGGGAAATATATTCTTTAATTATGAACCGGAAGGAGATGAGATAGTCATTGCAGGCGATTGTCAGACTAATCTGCTGGGAGCGGGTTTTCACAAATACGCTACAGAAATTGCCTGTGAACTGATACGGCAAAGCGAACTTTCTTTTGAGGTGGAGGATGATACGGAGTATTACGAGCACAGAGACTTTGAGCGGATGCGTTCCGAGCATTTCTATCCATGGCTAAAGGCCATTATGAAACTTTGCTGCGAACGTATGGAGCAGGGAGCTGATATGTCTGCCATCTGTTGGGACTATAATAAGTACATACCTCAGGGTGTGAAAGGAACAGTTGTTTCACCTTTCGGACGTATTAATCCTCATCATTTCATGGAGCGAATAGAAAACGAAGGTATTGAAACACTGGCAAATGAGTTCTTCATGTGGAATAATGAAGAACGTGATGCCCAGTTCTATCGAAATATTGCCTTGAGTGCCCTGTGGGAAGATTGCTATTTCATGCCTTCCGCCCGCAGTGATGCAGATGAGGAAATCAATGCCTTTATTATTGGGAATCTGGAGAAAGCTGTCGAAATGAATGATTCCCTTCCTTTCCCGAAAGAGGATTACCTGTTGCTTTGTCGTTTAGCGGAACAAGAACCGATAGATGTTTCTTTCTTGCCGGACTATGTGCATGAGTTCCCTATAGGCTACCATAAGGGAAAAGTAACGTATAAACTGGGGAATCTTAGTTTTGACCTTCCGGGCCATTACCTCTATTTTGAAGAAGAAGATTCCCGTGGTTATTATGATGGAGTAGATGAAAACTGGCATGTGGTGCGTACGTTGGCTTATTCCATTCCTGATGATGAGGTGAACTATCTGGAAGATAATGAAAATGTACTGGTTGAGGAGAAATTCTTCAATAACGGTAAATGCAGGCTTTACGATCTGGGTGGCGAAGAGGATGGAAGCGACAGTGAATATGTGTGCCAATGCCAGATTATCACCGAACATCAATTTACCCTTTTCACAATCTCGTGTGAAGGAAAAGAAGAAGCTATGGCTTTCTCTACAGACTTTGTCGAACATCTGACTGCAAGCAAGGAAGATAAGTATGACAAACTGCTCGAGCAGATAGAGCAATGGCATACGGATGATGAGGAGCAGAAGATAGTGGATGCCATTCTGGCAATTCCCGAAGAAGAGTGGAATGCAGAGTTAATAGGTCTTCTGGCACGCGCTTATAATAATCAGGAAGAGTATCTCAAGGCTATTGATTGCCTTCTTACTGTAGAAGAAGAAGATAAAGACGCACTTTGGTTCTATCGTCTGGGATATGCTTATTATTATATGAATCAGTTGGAAAAGGCACAGAAGGCTTTTGAACGTTCTCTGGAGTTGGATCCGGATGATGACGATGTGAAGGAATTCATTGATTTGTGTAAAAGCGGAGAATCGCCCTATGATCCTGAAATGTATGATCCTGAAGAGATGGATGCCCTTGAAGCTCATATCGACAAGTATTTCGGTAAATCGAAGAATGTCTTCCATGAGATAGCCTCACCCGATATTCATGTGGATATCTATATTATCGAACCCACGCGTAAGAGGAATTACTATACGTTGATTACTAGTGGTATGGGCGCTCATCGGATGAATGTTCCCCAAGAACTGGCGGAGTATAAATTGGAGCGTGCGGAGCTGGTGATATACCTTCCTGCCGATTGGAATGTGTATGACCATTCGGAAAAGAATTATTGGCCGTTGCGTTGGTTGAAGATACTTGCCCGCCTGCCAATAGGAGAAGACTCTTGGCTGGGTTGGGGGCATACAGTGCCGAATGGTGAACCGTTTGCCGAAAACACCCGCTTCTCCGGTGTGATGCTGATTAATCCTGAGACTGTGAAGAAAGGTGCGGATGTCTGCCGGTTACCTAATGGTGAAGAGGTGAACTTCTATCAGGTAATTCCGCTGTATGAAGAGGAAATGAATTTCAAGGTTGCCCATAATGCGGAAACGCTGTTAGGAAGAATGGATAAAGTAAGCCCGGTAGTAGATATTCATCGCGCGAGTGTTTGCGGGTAA
- a CDS encoding glycoside hydrolase encodes MRYKVLLLALAITTSCSPQANINYQIVQEQPLQVMEHFSASDAWSMHIIGKWPQEKQNQVADWLFSTENDANGKPMGIGLSLWRFNVGAGSTEQGEASQIGSPWMRTECFLQPDGSYNWDKQQGQRNFLRLAKERGVNKFLAFLNSPPVYFTQNGLATNTGRNGTLNLKDEHYEDFARFLANVIKGVEEKDGIKFDYLSPFNEPDGHWNWIGPKQEGTPATKKEIARAVRLISKEFVKEDIDTEITICESSDYRCMFSTHMTNHERGYEIQSFFSPDSVDTYLGNTPNVSRLIAGHSYWTNTPLNSLRDYRRQLRDTLDKYKVNFWQTETCIMGNDEEIGGGGGFDHTMKTALYVARIIHHDIVYAGARSWQWWRAIGGDYKDGLIREYTNPDLQDGRVEDSKLMWILGNYSRFIRPGAVRMAITATDKSGQIVPEGDTNQKGLMCSAYRNTNGQWVMVVINYADQEQECTLRVNDPKVKSWQGYRTSDTPGEDLLPIKKLNKKQLAVIPARSVTTFVSGD; translated from the coding sequence ATGAGATACAAAGTATTATTACTCGCTTTAGCAATAACTACTTCGTGTTCGCCACAAGCAAATATAAACTACCAGATTGTTCAGGAACAGCCCCTGCAAGTCATGGAGCATTTCAGTGCTTCGGATGCTTGGAGCATGCACATCATAGGCAAATGGCCCCAAGAGAAGCAAAACCAAGTGGCAGACTGGTTATTCAGTACAGAAAATGATGCTAATGGAAAGCCCATGGGAATCGGGCTTTCCCTGTGGCGCTTCAATGTAGGTGCGGGAAGTACCGAACAGGGCGAGGCGAGCCAGATAGGTTCTCCCTGGATGCGCACTGAATGTTTCTTACAGCCGGACGGAAGTTATAACTGGGACAAGCAGCAAGGCCAGCGCAATTTCCTACGGTTGGCAAAAGAACGGGGAGTCAATAAATTCCTGGCATTTTTGAACTCTCCCCCAGTCTACTTCACCCAAAACGGACTTGCTACCAATACCGGACGCAACGGTACACTTAACCTGAAAGATGAACATTATGAAGACTTCGCCCGCTTCCTGGCCAATGTGATAAAAGGAGTGGAGGAGAAGGATGGCATCAAGTTCGATTACCTTTCGCCTTTCAATGAACCGGACGGTCACTGGAACTGGATAGGTCCGAAACAAGAAGGTACCCCAGCCACCAAAAAAGAGATAGCACGTGCCGTACGCCTCATCAGTAAAGAGTTTGTGAAAGAAGACATCGATACGGAAATCACCATTTGCGAATCATCGGATTACCGCTGTATGTTCTCTACCCACATGACTAATCACGAACGCGGATACGAGATACAGTCTTTCTTCTCACCGGACAGTGTGGATACTTATCTGGGAAATACCCCGAACGTATCGCGCCTCATCGCAGGACATAGTTACTGGACAAATACACCGCTCAATAGCCTGAGAGATTACCGTCGCCAGTTGCGTGATACATTAGATAAATACAAGGTTAACTTCTGGCAAACGGAAACCTGCATCATGGGAAATGATGAAGAAATTGGTGGTGGTGGCGGGTTCGACCATACTATGAAGACAGCACTTTACGTAGCACGTATCATTCATCATGATATTGTTTACGCAGGGGCGCGTAGTTGGCAATGGTGGCGAGCCATAGGCGGTGACTACAAAGATGGATTGATACGTGAATACACGAATCCGGATTTGCAGGATGGAAGAGTAGAAGACTCTAAATTGATGTGGATCTTAGGGAACTACAGCCGTTTCATCCGCCCAGGCGCTGTACGCATGGCTATTACGGCAACTGATAAGTCCGGACAGATTGTTCCTGAAGGAGATACCAACCAGAAAGGTCTTATGTGTTCCGCCTATAGAAACACGAACGGGCAATGGGTGATGGTAGTCATCAACTATGCTGATCAGGAGCAAGAGTGCACGTTACGTGTGAATGACCCGAAAGTCAAGTCATGGCAAGGTTACCGTACATCCGATACACCAGGTGAAGACTTGCTGCCCATTAAAAAGCTGAACAAGAAACAACTGGCAGTTATCCCTGCACGTTCTGTCACTACTTTCGTTTCCGGGGATTGA
- a CDS encoding sugar-binding domain-containing protein has protein sequence MKNAMFMVAVFMMALFSSASLRAQVSFGDAVKFNDEWLFLQKDDSTAIQVSYDDSEWRKLRLPHDWSIEGQLSPSLASCTGYLPGGIAWYRKHFKITDDAARHYIYFEGVYNRSEVYLNGHLLGKRPNGYISFLYDMTPYLKEGDNVLSVRVDHSRYADSRWYTGSGIYRDVWLIAAPEIHLAQWGTGWYATSLTDRQATIAVDMEVQKHIVTREKLELSATLYDAAGKQVAQRRTRVSDGKEGITKETLTLKVTKPHRWNLNDPYLYTLKAELLSNGKRIDGCETKVGLRTLDFDPNKGFALNGNWMKVKGVCLHHDAGVLGAVVPPEVWERRLNNLKEIGVNAIRMSHNPHAPIVYDLCDQLGLLVMDEASDEWEFPKRKWIKGWNKGEPGFDGSFDFFEEWIEQDVTDMVRRDRNHPSIFLWSIGNEVDYPNDPYSHPILDGAQINQPMFGGYKPDAPDAMRIGVIAKRLAARVRAVDTSRPVTGALAGVVMSNETEYPDAVDVVGYNYTENRYDEDHATYPKRVIYGSENGSGLDAWYAVKNKEFIFGQFIWTGTDYLGESGAWPSRGLYTGLLDFGSFPKPRGHFRASLWSEKPVTYIGTYPIQARFKNSQRTFLSPDAWDIWNYDSGQEIRVVCYTNAPQARLLLNGKVVGDMKPYDEKSGIIYWDIPYQTGELKAEGCDTNGNIVSSYSIQSSGRPYALRVSADRTTLSYDRATVHLIVEIIDENGTIVKLGDNDITCTIEGPAHLLGLEGSDNRDMSDYTDNHHRAFHGRLLTYVQTTGEKGQVRVKFTSPLLQGTEVLLNVE, from the coding sequence ATGAAGAATGCAATGTTTATGGTAGCCGTCTTCATGATGGCGCTTTTCTCTTCGGCTTCGTTGCGGGCGCAAGTCTCATTCGGCGATGCCGTGAAATTCAATGACGAATGGCTGTTCCTTCAGAAAGATGATTCCACAGCCATCCAAGTCTCTTATGACGACAGCGAGTGGCGTAAACTCAGGCTACCGCACGACTGGTCCATCGAGGGACAGCTATCACCCTCCCTGGCAAGTTGTACCGGTTACTTACCGGGAGGAATAGCCTGGTATCGTAAACATTTTAAGATCACAGATGATGCCGCGCGTCATTACATCTATTTCGAAGGAGTATACAACCGCAGTGAAGTTTATCTGAACGGTCACCTGCTTGGTAAACGCCCCAATGGTTACATCTCGTTCCTTTACGATATGACCCCGTATTTGAAAGAAGGTGACAATGTATTGAGCGTACGTGTAGACCATAGCCGTTATGCTGATTCCCGTTGGTATACAGGGTCGGGCATATATCGTGACGTATGGCTTATTGCTGCACCCGAAATACATCTTGCACAATGGGGCACAGGCTGGTATGCTACTTCTCTGACTGACCGACAGGCCACCATAGCCGTTGATATGGAAGTACAGAAACATATAGTTACCCGTGAGAAACTGGAACTCTCTGCTACACTATACGATGCTGCGGGCAAGCAAGTAGCACAACGCCGTACTCGCGTTTCCGACGGGAAAGAAGGTATCACCAAAGAAACCCTCACACTGAAAGTAACTAAACCCCACCGCTGGAACCTGAATGATCCCTACCTCTATACACTGAAAGCTGAATTACTCAGTAACGGAAAGCGCATTGACGGCTGTGAAACCAAAGTAGGACTCCGCACACTGGACTTTGACCCTAATAAAGGATTCGCACTTAACGGCAATTGGATGAAAGTCAAAGGTGTATGTCTGCACCACGATGCCGGTGTACTTGGCGCCGTAGTGCCGCCTGAAGTATGGGAACGCCGCCTGAATAATCTCAAAGAAATAGGTGTGAATGCCATCCGTATGAGCCATAACCCACATGCTCCCATCGTATACGACCTGTGCGACCAATTAGGTCTGCTTGTCATGGATGAAGCTTCTGATGAATGGGAATTTCCAAAACGTAAATGGATCAAAGGATGGAATAAAGGTGAACCGGGCTTTGATGGCTCTTTTGACTTCTTTGAAGAATGGATAGAGCAGGATGTAACCGATATGGTACGCCGTGACCGCAATCATCCCTCCATCTTCCTGTGGAGTATCGGCAATGAAGTAGATTATCCGAATGATCCCTATTCCCATCCTATTCTCGATGGAGCACAAATCAACCAACCTATGTTTGGCGGCTATAAGCCCGATGCACCCGACGCCATGCGTATCGGAGTGATAGCCAAACGCCTGGCAGCCCGCGTACGTGCTGTCGATACTTCTCGTCCTGTAACAGGAGCTCTGGCAGGTGTCGTGATGTCCAATGAAACAGAATATCCTGATGCTGTTGATGTAGTAGGATATAACTATACAGAAAACCGCTACGATGAAGATCATGCCACTTATCCCAAACGTGTCATTTACGGCAGTGAAAACGGTTCCGGCCTTGATGCCTGGTATGCAGTGAAGAACAAAGAATTTATCTTTGGACAATTCATCTGGACAGGTACGGATTATCTTGGTGAATCGGGAGCATGGCCTTCCCGAGGGCTCTACACCGGATTGCTCGATTTCGGTAGCTTCCCCAAGCCTCGCGGACATTTCCGTGCTTCACTGTGGAGTGAGAAGCCGGTTACTTATATCGGTACCTATCCCATACAAGCCAGATTCAAGAACTCCCAACGTACTTTCCTGTCACCCGATGCATGGGATATCTGGAACTATGATTCCGGTCAGGAGATACGCGTAGTTTGCTATACCAATGCACCACAAGCGCGTCTGTTGCTCAACGGGAAAGTAGTAGGCGACATGAAGCCCTATGACGAAAAGAGTGGTATCATATACTGGGATATTCCCTATCAGACAGGCGAACTGAAAGCTGAAGGTTGCGACACCAACGGAAATATTGTTTCAAGCTATTCGATTCAATCTTCCGGTCGTCCTTATGCCCTTCGGGTCAGTGCAGACCGCACTACTCTTTCCTACGACCGTGCCACGGTGCATCTCATTGTAGAAATCATTGACGAGAATGGCACAATCGTGAAGCTTGGAGACAATGATATCACTTGCACTATCGAAGGTCCGGCACACCTGTTAGGGCTCGAAGGTTCCGATAACAGGGATATGAGCGACTATACCGACAACCATCACCGTGCTTTCCACGGCCGTTTGCTTACTTATGTACAGACAACCGGTGAAAAAGGTCAGGTTCGTGTAAAGTTCACTTCACCGCTCCTGCAAGGAACAGAAGTTCTTTTGAATGTTGAATAA
- a CDS encoding glycoside hydrolase, producing the protein MKLKHLLFLSTLLSLMACSDDSPATPDSPETPEQPDITNSVEKLVTMDVSQTYQTIAGFGASDCWAPSFVGKSWTSGRAGITELLFSSEIVNGKPKGIGLSQWRVNLGGGSAQQGDASGIEDKSRRAESYLKDDLTLDWSRCEGQRYFMSRAKELGCDNFILFSNTPPVQYTYNGKGFSVQGASSNLKTEHYDDFAGYMTEVAAHYTGEGYNVTHISPVNEPQYNWDGGQEGSGWTNDQVAKLVRELDASLTASGLSTDILLGESGDWEYLYKSKSDANRSNVINAFFREGSSAYVGNLPHVKNLICGHSYWTDGTWDGMRNVRKQVAQAAGQYDLEVWQSEWSMLGDGYSSSEFVGYEQASEMDIAFYMSKVIHNDLTVAGVSSWSYWTSMDVSRWGHKNRFLLISLVPAGGEYGDIEQEGTYRATPTLWVLGNYSRFIRPGYKRIALTLNETRSFFGSAWISPEKDKIVAVYTNMSERNVRLGETHIGWNEAKSVTTYTTTDSKNLQEITVASGSPVVLESGSVTTVVYNLK; encoded by the coding sequence ATGAAACTAAAACATTTGCTTTTTCTTTCGACACTGCTCTCCCTGATGGCATGCAGTGACGATTCTCCCGCTACCCCCGACAGCCCTGAAACACCGGAACAGCCGGATATAACGAACAGTGTAGAAAAACTGGTTACAATGGACGTAAGCCAGACTTATCAGACGATTGCCGGTTTCGGAGCATCGGACTGCTGGGCTCCCTCCTTTGTAGGCAAATCGTGGACTTCGGGACGTGCAGGCATTACAGAACTGCTCTTCTCTTCGGAAATAGTGAACGGCAAGCCGAAAGGAATCGGTCTTTCCCAATGGCGAGTGAACCTTGGAGGCGGCAGTGCCCAGCAGGGAGATGCAAGCGGAATCGAGGACAAGTCGCGAAGAGCAGAGTCCTATCTGAAAGATGACCTGACACTGGACTGGAGCCGTTGCGAAGGCCAACGCTACTTCATGAGCCGTGCCAAGGAGTTGGGATGCGACAACTTCATCCTTTTCAGCAATACCCCCCCCGTGCAGTACACTTATAACGGAAAAGGTTTCTCCGTCCAAGGTGCTTCTTCCAACTTAAAGACAGAACACTACGATGACTTCGCCGGATACATGACTGAAGTAGCTGCTCATTACACAGGCGAGGGCTACAATGTGACTCACATCTCTCCTGTCAACGAGCCGCAATACAATTGGGACGGTGGTCAGGAGGGAAGTGGCTGGACCAATGACCAAGTGGCGAAATTAGTTCGTGAACTGGATGCTTCGCTAACAGCTTCCGGCTTATCTACCGATATTTTGCTTGGAGAATCCGGTGACTGGGAATATCTTTACAAGTCGAAAAGCGATGCCAACCGCAGCAATGTGATCAATGCTTTCTTCAGAGAAGGTTCTTCGGCTTATGTAGGCAACCTTCCACATGTGAAGAACCTGATTTGCGGACACAGCTATTGGACAGACGGCACGTGGGACGGAATGCGCAATGTGCGCAAACAAGTGGCGCAAGCTGCCGGACAATATGACCTTGAGGTGTGGCAAAGTGAGTGGAGCATGTTGGGAGACGGCTACAGTTCTTCCGAGTTTGTAGGCTATGAACAAGCCTCGGAGATGGATATCGCCTTCTATATGTCGAAAGTTATCCATAACGACCTTACTGTGGCGGGTGTCTCTTCCTGGAGTTATTGGACGTCGATGGATGTTTCCCGTTGGGGACATAAGAACCGCTTTCTCTTGATTTCATTGGTGCCTGCCGGTGGCGAGTATGGAGACATCGAACAGGAAGGTACATATCGGGCTACACCGACACTTTGGGTACTTGGTAACTACAGCCGCTTCATACGTCCGGGCTACAAGCGCATTGCACTTACGCTGAATGAGACGCGTAGCTTTTTCGGCTCTGCCTGGATTTCTCCGGAGAAAGACAAGATTGTGGCGGTCTATACAAATATGTCGGAAAGAAACGTCCGTCTGGGCGAAACGCATATCGGTTGGAACGAAGCTAAGTCTGTCACTACCTATACTACCACAGACAGCAAAAACTTGCAGGAGATCACAGTAGCAAGTGGCAGTCCGGTGGTGTTAGAATCGGGGAGTGTGACTACCGTTGTTTATAACCTCAAATAG
- a CDS encoding RagB/SusD family nutrient uptake outer membrane protein codes for MKQIFVILTLIASLTFTSCDDFLNEEVRGKQNLDTYFQNEDEIQSFITGCYQAITFGGWWNINTVWLLSEMCSDDGWMGNTTQSQSDYISLAHYQGTGQSNGAISNFWQYRYKGILRCNVAIDRIPQATILNEELKNRLIAEARFLRAYFYFELVRNFGGVPLITGFLLPEEIQGIERASTADVYKFIEDDLKAAAAALPKRSEYAATDMGRATSGAAQGLLGKVYLYQEKWQDAHDVLKTVIDSKEYKLMDNFGDVWSVDHNNNEESLFEVQYMYDGTYALGGALSVITGSRNGPGDGWSWGQPTANLEQAYIDAGDTERLRWTIIKTGCTEIAGENNFDEFVENSKNMALYDTYIERYGWDPECYIIDPAQHKSARIVRKYFVPIEKRPEVYNIDKIPLDHRILRYADVLLMYAEACNELSIDTDARTALNEVRSRVHLADVTASGNELRKAIRLERRLELAWEQNRLYDIRRWTDDNGKKMISNLMGPDGTFVKWNTDEATRDALEWENQGEASDKGRGFTESRDMVFPIPLYEITMSNGSIIQNPGWN; via the coding sequence ATGAAACAAATATTCGTAATATTGACATTGATTGCCTCGCTGACATTCACTTCTTGTGATGACTTCCTGAATGAGGAAGTGCGGGGAAAACAAAACTTGGATACTTATTTCCAAAACGAGGATGAAATCCAGTCATTTATTACCGGTTGCTACCAAGCCATCACTTTCGGTGGATGGTGGAACATCAATACGGTATGGCTGCTTTCTGAAATGTGTAGCGATGATGGCTGGATGGGAAATACTACCCAGAGCCAGAGCGATTATATTTCTTTGGCGCATTATCAGGGTACAGGGCAGAGTAATGGAGCCATCTCCAATTTCTGGCAGTATCGCTATAAGGGTATTTTGCGTTGCAATGTAGCCATTGACCGCATACCGCAGGCCACTATCTTGAATGAGGAACTGAAAAACCGCCTTATAGCCGAGGCTCGCTTCCTACGTGCTTATTTCTACTTTGAACTGGTAAGAAACTTTGGTGGTGTGCCTCTGATTACAGGCTTCTTGTTGCCTGAAGAAATACAGGGCATCGAGCGTGCTTCTACGGCAGATGTATATAAATTCATAGAAGATGACTTGAAAGCCGCCGCGGCAGCATTGCCGAAACGCAGTGAATATGCAGCCACTGATATGGGACGTGCTACAAGTGGTGCGGCTCAGGGATTGCTCGGCAAGGTCTACCTCTATCAGGAAAAGTGGCAGGATGCACATGACGTATTAAAGACGGTTATCGACTCCAAGGAATATAAGCTGATGGACAATTTCGGTGATGTATGGAGCGTAGACCACAACAACAATGAAGAGAGCCTGTTTGAAGTGCAATACATGTACGATGGTACGTATGCTTTGGGGGGTGCCCTGTCCGTGATTACCGGTTCACGTAACGGTCCCGGCGACGGATGGTCCTGGGGACAGCCGACCGCTAACCTTGAACAAGCCTATATCGATGCCGGTGATACGGAACGTCTTCGCTGGACTATCATCAAGACCGGATGTACAGAGATTGCCGGTGAGAACAATTTCGACGAGTTTGTGGAGAACAGTAAAAATATGGCTCTTTACGATACTTATATCGAGAGATACGGTTGGGATCCCGAATGCTATATCATTGACCCGGCGCAGCATAAATCCGCACGTATTGTACGCAAGTATTTCGTACCCATCGAAAAGCGTCCGGAAGTTTATAACATTGACAAGATTCCCTTAGATCACCGTATCCTGCGCTATGCCGACGTATTGCTGATGTATGCCGAGGCTTGTAACGAGCTGTCTATAGACACTGATGCCCGCACCGCCCTCAATGAAGTGCGTAGTCGTGTCCATCTGGCAGATGTGACAGCAAGTGGCAACGAACTCCGTAAAGCCATTCGGCTGGAACGCCGACTGGAACTGGCATGGGAGCAGAACCGCCTCTACGACATCCGCCGCTGGACCGATGATAACGGAAAAAAGATGATTAGTAACCTGATGGGACCTGACGGAACATTCGTGAAGTGGAATACCGACGAAGCAACCCGTGACGCCCTCGAATGGGAGAACCAAGGTGAAGCAAGCGACAAAGGTCGTGGCTTTACGGAAAGCCGTGACATGGTGTTCCCCATCCCTTTGTATGAAATCACGATGTCCAATGGTTCTATTATTCAGAATCCGGGCTGGAACTAA